A region from the Lytechinus variegatus isolate NC3 chromosome 6, Lvar_3.0, whole genome shotgun sequence genome encodes:
- the LOC121416911 gene encoding uncharacterized protein LOC121416911 produces MSMASPIELTQMQLYKVAEKVNPDDWLSLGIRLGFVYNEILVWKEEYKGDIKNGIFNMLRTWLGMYPNFTQPDARKFLIDQFKEMERMDLAYLLTKTEVGFVPPHKVAVIGSSRQFEYEVRTYQQEKELSFRVSMHSSEGQVPLSLILDCLTEPNEFAIRLCTCIHILGLRLIRMQLPDDGTGSIKVTVASIDEDGVLELQKRVKSLPNRFADDLNDVICKHIAAGMERSTISLKTWFSEKDEREIGQIIEHFRKEANTRPSDAKPLRVNDLELVRLAKNLDASLVTELGLKLGMSDAEINNLWAMSSRSKFEHILFSWKSKHNPCMNDIPVLAEILESVGASRLASKLRKGELRESEKEEQRRTYLQRVSAHSSMVSAMLSLKLKHPSNQVPPSGAGISQCHKYVNYPPEDTKENKFVQHTYVNTTGLQDEGRPPQGQGTADSSTKEPDYESIIFRTEDAKPTEKQANIAAEANPDYEVIKDANGGEMQTAQNENDHTYVQLREPGIQKGGERRISHKRLGTSAIPVIDRMDFSILEDMWDRLDVFGVTRDDTMHIAGLVKLAHALDRMNQRDIADAVWISLIRENMKNEYLHKFVTGSIKVVPRVITNRQDFEMGQLTTLEEVVNRTKALEYPSRIFIEANEPLDRQMVAEKLGYDWAIEKDPHSPLGNVDLLYVLNVADIAPGSSVGGAVASQRVCKEFELTQGRIEDYFKSTMTEYVIVLRGDENDFQKLLSVAPLDESKYGFSDLIKGKYLSHCIVIMTIGPQALAEGPKNFAHYKLLQTPNSAASDC; encoded by the exons ATGAGCATGGCAAGTCCTATTGAGCTAACGCAGATGCAACTTTACAAAGTAGCAGAAAAGGTCAACCCTGATGATTGGCTTAGCCTTGGGATTCGTCTTGGTTTCGTGTATAATGAAATCCTGGTCTGGAAAGAAGAATATAAAGGG GATATCAAGAATGGGATTTTCAATATGTTGCGCACCTGGCTTGGTATGTATCCTAACTTTACCCAACCGGACGCCAGGAAGTTTTTGATTGACCAATTCAAAGAAATGGAACGGATGGATCTGGCGTACTTGCTTACCAAAACAG aAGTCGGTTTCGTACCACCCCATAAAGTTGCAGTCATTGGTTCATCGAGACAATTCGAGTACGAGGTCAGGACTTATCAGCAAGAAAAAG AACTTTCATTCAGGGTGTCCATGCATTCGAGCGAAGGACAGGTACCGCTCTCCCTGATCTTAGACTGCCTAACCGAACCTAACGAGTTTGCCATCAGGCTGTGTACATGCATCCATATACTCGGACTAAGACTCATCCGGATGCAACTGCCCGACGATGGTACCGGAAGTATAAAGGTCACGGTCGCTTCGATTGATGAAGATGGCGTTCTGGAGTTGCAGAAGAGGGTGAAGTCATTACCGAATCGCTTTGCTGATGACCTGAATGATGTCATTTGCAAACATATTGCCGCTGGTATGGAGAGGTCAACGATTTCTCTGAAAACCTGGTTCTCTGAGAAGGACGAGAGGGAAATTGGACAGATCATCGAACACTTCCGAAAAGAAG caAACACAAGACCGTCTGATGCTAAGCCTTTGCGTGTCAATGACCTAGAACTGGTAAGACTCGCAAAAAATCTAGATGCCTCGTTGGTAACGGAGCTCGGGTTGAAATTAG GTATGTCGGACGCCGAAATCAATAACCTTTGGGCCATGTCAAGCAGATCAAAGTTCGAGCATATACTGTTTAGTTGGAAATCGAAGCACAATCCGTGTATGAACGACATTCCTGTTTTGGCTGAAATTCTGGAGTCAGTTGGTGCCAGTCGTCTTGCTTCGAAACTAAGGAAAGGGGAGCTGAGGGAAAGTGAGAAAGAGG AACAAAGAAGAACGTACCTTCAGCGGGTATCTGCTCACTCTTCGATGGTTAGCGCCATGTTGTCCCTTAAACTAAAGCATCCAAGTAATCAAGTCCCGCCTTCAGGTGCAGGAATCTCACAGTGCCACAAATACGTGAACTACCCACCTGAGGAcaccaaagaaaataaatttgtacaACACACGTACGTCAACACTACAGGTTTGCAGGATGAAGGGCGCCCTCCCCAAGGGCAAGGCACTGCTGATTCTAGCACCAAGGAACCCGACTATGAAAGCATCATCTTTCGCACTGAAGATGCGAAGCCAACTGAGAAACAGGCAAATATAGCAGCTGAAGCGAATCCTGATT ACGAAGTGATTAAGGATGCCAACGGAGGAGAGATGCAAACTgctcaaaatgaaaatgatcatACTTATGTACAACTAAGAGAAC CCGGAATTCAGAAAGGCGGTGAGAGGAGGATATCTCATAAGCGACTGGGAACATCTGCGATACCAG TTATTGACAGAATGGACTTTTCCATTCTTGAAGACATGTGGGACAGGCTAGATGTTTTCGGCGTTACTAGGGATGACACAATGCACATAGCAGGCTTGGTGAAGCTAGCACACGCTCTCGACCGTATGAATCAACGTGACATTGCGGATGCCGTATGGATAT CGCTAATAAGGGAGAACATGAAAAACGAATACCTGCATAAATTTGTTACCGGAAGTATAAAGGTTGTTCCACGGGTCATCACGAATAGACAAGACTTTGAAATGGGACAATTGACAACTCTTGAGGAGGTCGTTAATCGGACAAAGGCTCTCGAGTATCCCAGTCGCATTTTCATCGAGGCCAACGAACCACTTGACCGGCAAATGGTGGCAGAGAAGCTCGGCTACGATTGGGCCATAGAGAAGGATCCGCACAGTCCGTTGGGGAACGTTGATTTGCTTTACGTCTTGAACGTTGCTGACATCGCTCCTGGGTCATCCGTTGGGGGCGCTGTAGCATCTCAACGCGTATGTAAGGAATTCGAGCTGACTCAAGGTCGAATTGAAGATTATTTCAAGAGCACCATGACAGAATATGTCATAGTCTTAAGGGGAGATGAGAATGACTTCCAGAAACTATTATCAGTCGCGCCGTTGGATGAAAGTAAATATGGATTCTCAGATCTAATTAAAGGAAAATATCTAAGCCACTGCATTGTGATAATGACAATTGGTCCACAAGCGCTCGCGGAAGGTCCTAAAAACTTCGCACATTACAAACTTTTACAAACCCCAAACTCAGCAGCGTCAGATTGCTAG